A single region of the Glycine max cultivar Williams 82 chromosome 20, Glycine_max_v4.0, whole genome shotgun sequence genome encodes:
- the LOC100788126 gene encoding uncharacterized protein: protein MASNGPFPANLPVLTGKNFSKWQVQMKALFGFQDLTDIVENGVEVPRDNAPDAQKVGFKELKKRDCKALVILHQCVDDIHFEKIAGATTTKEAWDMLNKAYAGAKKVKKVRLQTMKRQFELLQMEENEGIGDFFGRLQVLTNSMEGCGEKFTDLILIEKVLRSLNLKFDHIVVAIEESKDLKSMSIDELQGSLKAHEQRLQERNNCNTQPVETALQAQQNPKNSGNESSRGKRGRFKNSRGKGNHGSREHSD from the coding sequence ATGGCTTCCAATGGCCCTTTTCCAGCGAATCTCCCAGTTCTCACTGGCAAGAACTTCAGCAAGTGGCAAGTTCAGATGAAAGCCTTGTTTGGCTTCCAAGATTTAACTGATATTGTTGAAAATGGTGTAGAAGTTCCAAGAGACAATGCTCCTGATGCACAAAAGGTAGGATTCAAAGAATTAAAGAAGCGGGATTGCAAAGCATTGGTGATTCTTCATCAGTGTGTTGATGATATCCACTTTGAGAAGATTGCAGGTGCAACTACTACAAAAGAAGCCTGGGACATGTTGAACAAAGCCTATGCTGGTGCAAAAAAAGTCAAGAAAGTGCGCTTACAAACCATGAAGAGACAGTTTGAACTGCTGCAGATGGAAGAGAATGAAGGTATTGGAGATTTCTTTGGTAGATTACAAGTTCTTACTAATTCAATGGAAGGTTGTGGTGAGAAATTCACTGATCTAATACTGATTGAAAAAGTATTAAGATCATTGAATCTAAAATTCGACCACATTGTGGTTGCTATTGAGGAATCAAAGGATTTGAAATCCATGAGCATTGATGAATTACAAGGTTCCCTCAAAGCCCATGAGCAAAGATTGCAAGAAAGGAATAATTGTAATACACAGCCTGTTGAAACAGCTCTTCAAGCTCAACAAAACCCGAAGAACTCTGGAAATGAATCATCCAGAGGAAAGAGAGGCAGATTCAAGAACTCAAGAGGAAAAGGCAACCATGGATCAAGAGAGCACTcagattag
- the LOC100776731 gene encoding cell wall / vacuolar inhibitor of fructosidase 1 — MLNLKHLSIICSILVVAIISMSACHCRVLQPNDLKLIEETCKRTPNPNLCLQLLKADPRAPSADIAGLALILVDVIKAKATEAEKTIKQLLKQGGNKKALSECADDYDGILKLDVPTATRAVRGNPKFAENAVSDCAVEADSCENGFHGKSPLTHVNNGMHDVANVARAIIRNLL, encoded by the coding sequence ATGCTGAACTTGAAGCACCTCTCTATAATTTGCAGCATTCTTGTTGTGGCTATCATTTCAATGTCAGCATGTCATTGCAGAGTTTTGCAACCAAATGATTTGAAACTCATTGAGGAAACTTGCAAGAGAACCCCAAATCCTAATCTTTGTCTTCAACTCCTAAAAGCTGACCCCCGTGCCCCTAGCGCTGATATTGCAGGCCTTGCATTGATTTTGGTCGATGTGATCAAAGCCAAAGCAACCGAAGCCGAGAAAACAATCAAGCAACTTCTTAAGCAGGGTGGGAATAAGAAAGCCTTAAGTGAATGTGCTGACGATTACGATGGGATTTTGAAGCTTGATGTGCCAACTGCCACTAGGGCTGTGAGGGGAAACCCCAAATTTGCAGAAAATGCGGTAAGTGACTGTGCTGTTGAGGCTGATTCTTGTGAGAATGGCTTCCATGGGAAATCACCACTCACCCATGTGAATAATGGTATGCATGATGTGGCGAATGTGGCAAGGGCTATTATTAGGAATTTGCTCTAG